In one window of Geotrypetes seraphini chromosome 3, aGeoSer1.1, whole genome shotgun sequence DNA:
- the ZC3H10 gene encoding zinc finger CCCH domain-containing protein 10, with product MPDRDNYVNSSGSDEAATNTEDICRDFLRNVCKRGKRCRFRHPEATEVSDLGVRKNEFIFCHDFQNKECDRLNCRFIHGSKEDEEYYKKSGELSPRLRQKVAEGLGLDPTDLPNSKSEVPICRDFLKGDCQRGTKCKFRHLQRDYEYGYDYDGRNLAIINQAVRFDRYDPYSGMYETERYDELDPVLKRRRVDGMRFETYEYSVTAPRSIEYHVLEEENVMLRKRVEDLKKQVSNLVATNEVLLEQNAQFRNQAKVLSLGSTASATEQTLAPTVGTVTNYNHTIAQTHTTLSSQAMQPRPVTQQELVAPTGAPTAPQASAAPLMNPEITPLSAALAQTIAQGMAPPVSMAPVAVSVAPVAVSMAQPLQGITMSHATTPMVTYPVASQGMRITAMPH from the coding sequence ATGCCAGACAGGGATAACTATGTAAACAGCAGTGGCAGCGATGAAGCAGCGACCAACACTGAGGACATCTGCAGAGATTTCCTGCGCAATGTCTGCAAGCGCGGTAAGCGTTGCCGGTTCCGCCACCCCGAAGCGACTGAGGTATCTGACTTGGGCGTGCGCAAGAATGAGTTCATCTTTTGCCATGACTTTCAGAACAAAGAGTGTGACCGCCTGAACTGCAGGTTCATTCATGGCAGTAAGGAAGATGAAGAATACTACAAAAAATCAGGAGAGCTCTCCCCTCGCCTCCGCCAAAAAGTAGCTGAGGGCTTAGGGCTTGACCCCACAGATCTCCCCAACAGCAAAAGTGAAGTCCCAATATGCCGGGACTTCCTGAAGGGCGATTGCCAGAGAGGTACCAAGTGCAAGTTCCGTCACCTTCAGAGAGATTATGAGTATGGCTATGATTACGATGGCAGAAATTTGGCCATAATCAACCAGGCTGTCAGGTTTGATCGGTATGACCCTTACTCTGGGATGTACGAGACCGAGCGCTATGATGAGCTTGATCCGGTTTTGAAGAGGAGGCGAGTGGATGGGATGCGCTTTGAGACCTATGAGTATAGTGTTACAGCTCCGCGCTCCATTGAATACCATGTGCTGGAGGAGGAGAATGTGATGCTGCGCAAGCGTGTAGAGGACCTAAAGAAACAGGTCTCAAATCTGGTGGCCACAAATGAAGTGCTCCTGGAACAAAATGCTCAGTTCCGTAACCAAGCAAAAGTCCTGAGCCTGGGTTCCACTGCCTCTGCCACAGAGCAGACTCTAGCACCCACAGTGGGCACAGTGACCAATTACAACCACACTATTGCACAAACACATACCACTTTAAGTAGCCAGGCAATGCAGCCGCGCCCTGTTACCCAGCAGGAATTGGTGGCTCCAACTGGAGCCCCAACTGCGCCCCAGGCTAGTGCAGCACCTTTAATGAACCCAGAGATCACCCCACTTTCTGCTGCCCTGGCGCAGACTATTGCACAAGGAATGGCCCCTCCGGTTTCAATGGCTCCAGTAGCAGTGTCTGTGGCACCAGTGGCTGTTTCAATGGCTCAGCCTCTACAAGGTATTACCATGAGCCATGCCACCACACCCATGGTGACCTACCCAGTTGCATCCCAAGGCATGCGCATTACAGCTATGCCCCATTAA